A window of the Juglans microcarpa x Juglans regia isolate MS1-56 chromosome 5D, Jm3101_v1.0, whole genome shotgun sequence genome harbors these coding sequences:
- the LOC121266570 gene encoding uncharacterized protein LOC121266570, with protein sequence MEGRKQVSSSSYSSSSSLTSELFGSKESSLSSTGIFGSIFEPSSKVLGRESLHSEVTERKHDSKNESWQAKPGADDTSKSSDSESQCMPNRDMSSIYQEQRVQPCHLSSSIYYGGQDIYSHPQSTQSSLHKKDGGEDDSETASRGNWWQGSLYY encoded by the exons atggAAGGGAGGAAGCAAGTGTCTTCATcgtcttattcttcttcttcctccttgaCCTCTGAGCTTTTCGGGTCCAAAGAGTCGTCGTTGTCATCCACGGGGATTTTTGGATCCATATTTGAGCCTTCGTCCAAG GTCCTAGGCAGGGAATCTCTGCACTCTGAGGTGACTGAGAGAAAGCACGATTCAAAGAATGAGTCATGGCAGGCAAAGCCTGGAGCAG ATGATACCTCGAAAAGCAGTGACAGCGAAAGTCAGTGCATGCCAAATAGAGACATGAGTTCCATTTATCAGGAGCAAAGAGTACAGCCATGTCATCTCAGCTCTTCAATCTATTATGGTGGCCAAGACATATATTCTCATCCCCAGAGTACCCAGAGCTCTTTG CATAAGAAAGATGGGGGAGAAGATGATTCAGAGACTGCTTCAAGAGGAAACTGGTGGCAAG GGTCTCTCTATTATTAA